gtttttttttccttcgcgagagtcacggttttgctttcgcgaaaggcacggttgtgctttcgtgagagtcacggccatgcctctcggaaagggaaaaacaaaatgttttagagtttactattcatggtggtatcaaaagagctaaaactcggatgtgcactttccagcacttttttcatgaatgcaaatgacactgacatataggtgatgtttttctgaacattttgaattttatttgcatttttttgattttgtatgaattagttatgaagttttcaaactgacggtcaaacggacAAAGGGCAAAATcataagaggatcaaagtgacttggacagaaccggtgacttttgggaattagggataaaacagacgagtgggacacaactaggggcataaatctaattatccctttaatATTTGGTATATGTGCGTCATGCCATTGTATATCGAAGCCATATACCTATTCTTGTGGGTCACCAGGGGTAGCCTAATAAACAATAAATTTGTTATTCTTTGCATCTCCTGAAGTACATCAAGGGTATCAGCAACATTAGTGGACTTTTCTATTTGAAGGTTTTTGTAAAAAAAAGTAAGTTGTTCTTGTATATTTCTTGTCCATAAATGTTCTTGTACAACAATTTGAAATGTATAATACTGGTCGAATCTCGTCTTTGATGTTTTTCTTTTGTGTATGGATGATTCAACTCACTTGTTTAGTTTGCAGTACCTATATATTAGATATATCAATTCGGTTTACAACGAAATGCTACGATCTAAAATCTTACAAGGGGAATTATACTGCCACTTGTGTTGACATGTACCTAAAAACAAATTGCGTTAAGTTATACCTCTAAGAACTCAGCCGCCACAGTCACCACTATCTCTACCGCCCACCACATTACGGGGGATGACGGTCGCCGTGGTATTCGCCCCCGCTCACTAGGAAAGACATCGGCTATGTAACCCGGCGATGCTGTGAcaatggccttcatgggacccaagcggcagaGGCCTCCCATGATCTACGTTGCTTCGTTGTTAGCGGCGGCCGCACACGTGCCGGCCTCCGCCGACATGGCTTCTTTCCCTGTCTGCTTGACGCTTTGCCGCCAATTGCTCGCATCGGTTTGCTTGGAGACGGTGTTGTCTAGCCTGGACTGGCGAGGAGGGGGTGGCGATGGCAATGGTGGTGACACCGGATTCAGAGGGTTTGCTGGCAAGCCCACCTGTATCTGGTTGGCTCGTCAGGCAACCCAGGCAGCTGCAATGTCAGAGAACTCCTTCTTCTATTCGTCGAAGGCCATGGTGGGTGTTGTACAAGGAGGAAGTGGAAAGAGGAGCTGAGGTGTAGTTCTTGCCCGGCCCTGGACATGTTTGTATAGCAGGCGGATGCGAGGAGCTAACTAGAGAGGTGTTTAATGCTCGCCGGCATAGGAACAGATGTGTGCGCTCGGAGCGCCAGGTTCCTCGGCACACACACCGTTTAATGGAGATAGATGAACATACATATGTTGTTTTAATGCAGAGAGAAGGCCTGTGCAGCGGGCGATGAACGGGCGGTGCTCTCGGCTGGCGAGCCGCTTCAATGCCAGCTCTAGTGatggtcgcgtccgctctgggccAACAGGAATCCGAGCAGCTGGCTTCGGGGGTGAACGCCCACGGTGAAGGGGTTTTGGGGGTCCAGGTTAATTAGATTCGGGCCAGGTTNNNNNNNNNNNNNNNNNNNNNNNNNNNNNNNNNNNNNNNNNNNNNNNNNNNNNNNNNNNNNNNNNNNNNNNNNNNNNNNNNNNNNNNNNNNNNNNNNNNNNNNNNNNNNNNNNNNNNNNNNNNNNNNNNNNNNNNNNNNNNNNNNNNNNNNNNNNNNNNNNNNNNNNNNNNNNNNNNNNNNNNNNNNNNNNNNNNNNNNNNNNNNNNNNNNNNNNNNNNNNNNNNNTTCCGATTTACAGGAAAAAATACGTCTGGACCGTTAAATGTACCGACGCAGGACCGCGATGGATGATAAAACACGTCCTTATGAATATATACTAAGCCAAGGGATATATACTAAGCCCTTATGTTTGCGGGTGGTTTGAGAGCccgcgttgaagatgcccttatgaATATATACTAAGCCAAGGAAGGAAAATCTTGTAGTTTCGGTAGCGAAAACTATGTGTAGCCTCGCATGGCACACGTACCACGTGCTCCATTTCGATGTGCAACATATACAAATCAATCGTTCAGGAACGAACTCAACATGCCTGAGTAATCCCAGGAATTAATTAAGGGGAGCCTTTTGTGCTGAGTGCGCCAAGGCTTTGTACGATGAAAGATGCTTAAAGAAATAAAACTAGAATTTTTTTAAGCATCGGTGTTTATTTGTACATGATAgatgcttaactaagcgtctctcttATAAAAATAGATATCGGTGCTTTAAAAAACCTGATTTATTTTTTTAAGCATCTCCCTAAGCATCCTTCGTTGTACAAAGCCTAAGAGATACTAATGTCGTGCCTGATCGAGGGCAGGAGCCGACGCGTGCAAGCTGCGGTGCGCTGGGTTGGGCTGCACGGACTGCCCCAGCTTGGAACTGTACGCCGATCTCGTCCCGGTGTCGTGTCGCGCGCAGCGACACAAAAACTACTATCCCCGCCAGCGCTATATATATCCCCTCCCCGTCCCGCTCTTCCACTCCACCACCCACACCGCGCAGCTCGCTACCAAGCCTGCCAAGTCCCaacaagcagcagcagcaagcgAGCCAACGAGTCCTCCGGTCGCTCGTCGGAGGCAGGGCCAGGCAACGCAACGCAGCATGTGCAACCTCATCACGATCCCGTCGGTAGCCTGGCTGCACCGCGCCGTGCGCCGGTGGCGGGCCCGCCGCTCCGCGTCCGCCCCGGTTCCCGCGGGGCACGTGGCGGTGTGTGCGGACGGCGCGCGGTTCATGGTGCGGCTGGCGCACCTGAGCCACCCGGCGTTCCTGGAGCTgctccggcaggcggaggaggagtACGGCTTCCCGTCCGGCGCCTCCGGCCCCGTCGCGCTCCCCTGCGACAAGGGCCGCCTCCGCGACGTCCTCCGCCGCGTCTCTTCCTTGTCCGGCTCCGAGGAGCCGCGCCTCTCCTCCTTCTGCCGCCGCCGCGGCGACTCGCGGCCGCTGCTGCAGGGGATGGCCTCCCGTGAGCGCGCGCGCCGCGGCACCGAACGATCGGGCGACGGAGCACCCAATTTCTGCCATGCACAGCGGCAGCAGCCGGTGACAGACACGGTCCCCCGGACGCGTACGCTCCGCACAGCAGGCGCCGAAACGCTGATCAGAAGGGCCTGCGTGCTCATCTGCGCTGCGTAATGCCGGCGATCGGACAAACATGTACTGGAGCCGGGTTGATGGTGATGGTACTAGTAACTGATTGAAGAAGGCGACAATTTTTTGAAATTCTTTCCTCAGTAACTATTCTACTCGTCTGTGCAACTCCTTGCCGAGGCATACGAGTAAACTAATTAATAAAGATTGATTGATTGTTCTTGTCATACATGCAATTGGTCCTCGTTTCGTTTGTGATTCATTCATTTCTTCGTCATGTCGATGTGGCAAAACGTATCTTGGCCGTTAATCATTAACTTCTTTTGCAAAAAATAATCATTGGCCTAAGCTTAGCAAGCTGACCCTCCAAAAAAAAAACTTAGTAAGCTGagacatactcccttcgttcccaaatagttgtctttctagacatttcaaatggactcaacatacggatgtatgtagatatattttaaagtgtagattcacttattttgcgccgtatgtagtcacttgttgaaatctctagaaagacaagtatttaggaatggagggagtaggtcGTTAGCCTAATCTTAGTATGACGAAGACATCCATTGGTCATTgcccttttttttttgcgaaaatgaaTCATTAGCCGAAGCTTAGTAAGATGATGAAGACATTGGTGTTTTTCGGCAGTGTCATGCGTGCAATCCAAACCACAGATTACCTGCTGATTAGGAAACCGTGCACATGCTTATGGCGAGTAAAGCaggacatgcatgcatgcaacgacGATCCTGCACGTATGCCAGAATCTGAACCTCTTCTCCTGTAGGGCGACCAGGTGACTTGACCGACCGAATACCGTTCAGATCCACAGACCGGCCATCTTATATTCTTATCGGCCGATCTGGCTTCAGAGGTCTAgtaaggtggtgtttggttctctagtcctaggactttttctagtttcTGGGATTTTTTTAAAATAGACTCTTAAGAAGCTGTTTCTAAAAAAGTCCTAAAAAAGTCATATtctgtttggtttgctagggactttttctagtccctacaccaaaaagtccctgaaaacaaacaccctTTAAGAGCGGCGGCGCCACGTAGTAACTGTTTGCCAGACAAGAGTCATGTGGAGTAGTTGGTCTGTTTTCTTTTTACTTGCGTCTACTCTGCATGAAGATTTTGGTCATTCCCGGCCCAATCTTGGACGTTTTTCTGTCAGACATTTGGCCTGACGATTCTCAAGGTTACGCGGCTCCCTGTCTCCCCCCTACTTCGCGCGCGTGCATGGCGATCGAGTAGTAAAAACAGAACAAAAGAACAGGCGTGTCAGACGACAAACCTCCCTGCAGGGTAGCCAGGTGAGTTGAGTCGCCAAGTCCGCTGAAGCTCACGGACCATCATCTTCCCTGGATGCCAACTGGCGATCGGCACGTAGCACGTAACGGCTCCCAGATCGGCAGCAGCATCATCCAGCAGGGCTCTTCCTCCCACGGTGGATTGTATGCGAACCTAACTACACTGCATTTTTCAGGCGCCATATCCGCAGCTAGCTAGCTAAACGATCTGTGTCTCGATTAAAATTTTGCGCCGCATCCAGCCAGTGACACCAGCCGTGAGACTGCTCGTGCGCACGACGTCTCACCGGCCTCGGTCGACCGGCGGGTACGTACGTGTCACGGCGCGGGGTCGTCGCACATGCGGGGATTCTCCGCGGCGGGGGCGACGATCACGGCGTCCAGTGTGGACTCATCGACTGCTCCAACCCAAATCCGTGCGTCCGGCGTCCCATCTGCTCTCGAGATCACGATCACAGTGCATGTGCGTAAACAAGGCGTTCGAGAGGGAGATGGCCGTCCTACTCTTACTATAGACACGTACAGTGTAGGATACCGGTAGTATACTGTATGTACATGGGTGACCGGCCGGCCGGGTGCCTGCACCACGCATCGGCATCGGCATCGGTCCTTTCCGGGTGCCTAGTTATACTAGCCGTGAGTGTCAAGTACAAGTACTGCTCCTTGCTCCTTCTCATGATTGGCACGTCGCCAAGTTAACTCATGTTCTTCCCTCCGGATTAGATTGCCCAAACTTCTAGCTAGCTCGATTTGTACGTATGTGTGCAATAGTCAGTAGCAGCTGCCTTGGTTGTACTGactgtaagggcatctccagcctcccagggggcgcctaaaatcaccgcctggggtgagccggcgcaaaaattgggcctgggggcgagttggtccccagccgccggccccagggccgcccccaggcacgttttaaaataaaagaagttcggcgaagttcggcttaaacacgataaaattcggccaaacacgataaatttcggcacattacggcgaagttcgcggattttcattacatagcacatatacataaactaatctaaaggaaaaactggctgaagtcgccgccatcgtcgtcgtcggccttctcctccttgacgcgggcgcccctgctggacccctgtcCGGCGTCGCCATGACGGACTGGTGGCggcgcatcgtcgtcgtcgtcgctgtcgcagatGACGAAGACTCCGCCTTCGTCGCGGCCGCGTCGACGTTCCGCGAAGCGAAGCAGgccggcgcgctggcgctccttcgccttctccaggcgctccttctccatcgctatggagtccctgcgcgcccattccagggccacttcgtcgtcgtcgagctccgtcgtcaccggcgcggccggctccgtctttggcttgacgaagtgcgaaggaggagccgacgaggaggcgcaccggccgccctcgttgatgacgatgctggtgttgcgggtgcgccggccggcgtctccgccgcgggctcggccttgacgccgagcagggccggagtgccggaggagtgcgatgaagatcgggaggagaaagaagaggaggaggacccgaacctccttggcgcccatggcccggcgcgtcggtgctgcgccggggcgcCCGCCCTCGctgggtacgccaacggcgggtcgttgccgccctcgaggtacgtcagcacgccctcgagtgtgcggccggggacgcctcaccacaggtggcgcccctcgctgttctacCAGCCGCCAACCACCGGCGCGTCgttgatggacgccaagcgctgctgctggcggcgctcgaaatacgccgcccaagccgcgtggttgtcggcagcgtactgggggagggagagttgggcgtcggtgagggaggcgcgcacgacctcgaCTTCCTCGACGAAGTACGTCGGCTtagccacggcgtcgggcaacgggggaatgggtactcccccggcgctgagcctccaacccgtcggcccggcgcacatgtccggcggcgccgggatgttcgcctggaacaggagccaggactcctgttcgcggagcgaacggcggccgaagccgttggccgccgcctcgtctccagggtagcgttccgccatggcgacgggctcgggagaggtagagagatagagggaggggctggacggcggcgctcgggagaggtagggagagggaggagctgggcggcggcgaggggcggggctggtgtgggcacaggcgagtgcaggccaccggctatatagccgcgctgcacccgtgtgtacgcgtgcgagagaggggaggcgtcggcgcgccgtcctgtgacgcgccgcccgtgaggaatcaatggtaaggctgaccggcggcagccttggcattgattccccgcgggaaccgaggctgctgggggaagacgaggcgccgtgtcgctgacgcggcgggcctgcggctgtttcgcgccaaaacagttcgccccggcgcccccgggcgtccccagcgcgccgggttcgggctgggtccgccggcgctgttttcggctcAGGCCGGCGAAAATTGGGCTCCTGGAAGCGCGGCTGGGCCGTTTAtttggcgccggcgcgaaaaaatcgtctGAGGAAGCCTTCCTGGGGACgcagctggagatgccctaactatcaagTATGTGCATGTATACAAggactgctccttctgatgattgCCGTGTCACTCACAAACCCATGTTCTAGTTGCTCGATCGTTACATCCTACTCCctatgtaaactaatataaaaacatTTAAATTACTACTTTattgatctaaacactcttatattaatttacagaagAAGTACATGTTTATGGTACACTGGTACACGGCTCATCTGAAAGTTAAGTTGGTAGGGTATCATCAAACTGGCTTGAAGTCGTATGCAGACCAATATTATTATCATTATTTTTAGGTGGAAGTCGTATTCAAACGTTGTACACTACTGTATGGGTGTGTTGCAGAGTCAGCCACATGCTCGCATATGCCGCACCACGAAgcaagcatgcatgcatgtatcACATGGAGTCATCATTTGCACTTACTCACGGCCGCGGGGCACCCACTACGTGCGCGCGTACGCTAATTTGCGTGGGTGCTTGACACGTACAGCATCTAGCGAAGCACGGGACAAATTAAGCCTACATACAAGTATCAAATCATGTAAATTTCCTTGGTGTATTAACTTTTGTTCCGTTCCCACACTAACTAATGCGAGGCCGGAGAAGACGACCTTCATCATGAAAATTGTACCTTCTAGAGCTAATAATCATGCATTGTTCAACCACACTCCAGAAGGGTTGCTCAGACCAAAATGGCTGAACAGCTGAAAATAGTAATGTATACGAGGTTTTATGCCCAATCTCCTTAATTAAAAACCAAAGGATATATTTTTGCCTCGTCTACACACAGAAACTTACGGCCACAGAAAACTCACATGAAGTCCTAACATGCTGTTAAATTTTTATTTGCTGCATGCCACACGGGACCATTTTGGCTCATCCGAGACACACTGGTACGCGACATTTTTTCGCAGGAAAGGATAAATTTTGCTACGATTATCTGACCAGCTCGAAGGCAACATAACAAGTTCATGAGTTAGTAGATGCAACCTATATTAGTGGCAACCTAGCATTACACAAGGACGGAACTCGTACTACGTTGCTACGTGTCAAAACTAATCGGTTATTAGATATTGTGGAGGCTAAGCTTTAAATGCGATACAGCAAGAATTGCATCTAGACACTCTGTCCGGACTCCTAAAGCAGGGACCCTGCTTTTGCATGCATGCACCGTACACATTATAGAGTAATTAAAAATGCATTATTTGTTTATTTTTCAATCAACAAAACATATTTATTTTTGCATGGTCCCTTTCCCCCCCTGCTTCGTTGGCACAAACATGAAAAAGATGCAGATCCTAAAGGCCTCTCCCACTCTCCTTTTCTTATTCTTTCCGCGCTTTATGTCAGATCCATGGATAACAATATCAGAAAATATAGTGTGGAACTTGGAAGCATATGCTAACTACTGGTACTGTATACACCAGATGTGCCTGCAAAATATATTTGCTTTTGTTTGATCTGTTGTAACCGGCAATGTTCGCCGAATCACTGACCTGATCAGAGAGAGAAAAATATCCTTCAGACaagatgcaaaaaaaaaaaaagaactggACGTGGCAAGTAGAATGATGCGTTTGTGCTTTCATGCATGCAGTAGGACAAGTAGCGTTTATAAATCAGACAAAATACTAACCTGCCAGTAGTTTCTGTAATTATTGAAACTAAATAAAAACAAGATGTGGCTGCTGGGATTCGAGCCCAGGTCTCCACGGCCACAACGTGGAATTCTCACCACTAAACTGCAGCCACTATTTTATTTGTTTGTTAAATTTTAGCTTTAACTTCTAGTGATAAGACTCTAATTAGTCTGTTATGATTAGGGGGTTTAGATTATCATATGGTTAGTTTTCTCTTTCCTTCAGTAATTTGTAAGACTGTGGTTTCTATTAAATGAAGTCAAACtttctaaagtttgaccaagtttatagtaaacaacataaacatttaccataataaATCTATATAATGTGAAAATATATTAAACAATAAATCTAATGGAATTGAtgtgttattgtatatgttaaggccttttttggttcataggataggaattttataggaataggaaaatcaaaGGAAGTGAGATGACATCCATGTCAAtttctatagagaaagagatgtcatttggtgcataggatatgattttttccattgagtctaggctaatgctttttttcctccaaaatataaaggattgattcctatcctacataggaataggaatccattcctacaaaccaaagtgcTTCAAAGGAATgtttcctttgcaaatcctatcctatagataTTCCTATAAAAATCCTAAAAACCAAAAAAGGcctaatatttttgtctataaacttttcagagtttacaaagcttgactttgaccaaagctagtACCCCAAGTAAATAAAAACGGTGGGAGTAGGAGGGAAGATCCTCTCTCTATGTAAAAAACTTCTACCAAATGACAAGGCGATAAGCTATCCGATGTCGATCCGTCCGTCCCGCTGGGCTTTTACAAAACTGTACATGGTTATTTTCCATGCTGCCAGGGAAAAGAAGAAGGAAATTCACGGGTGAAAATCATTTAAATAAAACGGGCCACACTCCAAAGCTATTAATACAGTAAAAGGTTGCCCTATAACTATAAGTGATTATTTACTGTAATATCTTTTGTGGGGGATGCAATGACGATGCACATACGAGAGCGCACAAACAAAAACACATAAAACACCCGAGAGCGAGCATTCTGAGCACACCATATAACCGATGGACATCGAAGATAAATCAACAAATATTGTTAAGTTTGTGCAGAGTAGAAGGATTTGATCATTTGAGACAGTGACGAATCTAGGGGGAGGGGGGTGCTTCAACATGCTCGAGCACCCCCCCTCCAATAATTGTTTTTTTACTAGTATTCAGCCGAAACTCGTCGAAATTTAAGCTTATTCAAATTAAAAAGCTAAGAGTTAGTGACTTGTTCTTCACACTATTAACTTTGAGCCTCCCTTCATTTTCTTTCAAGATGCGCCACTGTTTGAAACATGAAGAcattaaggacagtataaccgcacCTAATCCCTGCCCTCACAGCGATTTGCGTTTTTAGCCGTCCGTTTCGACGATCTAGACGTTTTTGGCCGTCTGATCTGGTGTCTACAGTAATCTGTTTCGCATTTGTTAACTACTGGCCCATCTGTCCTATGGGCTACTGCTCCACAGGCCGGAACGAAGCATTGCGGTAAACTGGGCCTTTTCTGCCAGCTGCCGGCCCATATAACTAACGAACCAGGGGTGCTGCGCTTGTGAAAAAAAATACCTCCAAGGGGATCCAGTGACACACGCACAAAGGAGCGACCGGTCTGCGTTCATCCAGCCCCGATGCGAGGCGAGATCGAGCCAAGGCCAGGGCCCAGGCTCGCGCCGGGATTGAGCGGAGGTGCGGGATTCTGGATCGAGCAGAATCGCGGGATGCGGGTCGCCCGAGGGAATCAAGCCGAGGCGACATGCGCGAGGGGATCAGCAGAGGCGCGTCATGCGGCAATAATGGTCGACGCCTCGTGTGCTAGAAACTGCTCCGCTCACTCTTGAAGCGGATAATCATGGCGTATTCATGGCTGGTAATGTGGCAATCCTTTCCTATGCCTACTGGCAATATATGTTGGTTCTTCTTCGCGTGGTTTCTGAATCCTTTCCTATATCCTTTCCTACAATCCATCTCTCTTATCTTTTATTTTATCTGTAACAGCGAAGATAATCTGAAACGGGTTTCTGGTTGATGATCTCCTCTCTGTTCCATCCAGTTTTCTGCTTGATTGTCCTCGCTCATGTTGCCGCCTTCTGATGCTATGCAGTACCACTGAAATCTTGTTTTACTTGGAGAAGCTTGGTACTCACGAAAGATGAAAAAACCTGATATTCCAGTTCAGTGTTGTGTTAGTGGGTTTATTTCCATTCATGTGTACACATAGAAGTTTATTGTTTTCTGTAATTTTAAGTAGCCATACTTACAAGGAAGAAATTAGTGTTCACTGAAAAAACCTGACATTTCAGTTCAGTGTTGTGTTATTGGGTGCATTTTTATTTATGTTGTACATATAGAAGCTATATTGTTTTTTGTAATTTCAGATGGCCATACGTAGCAGGAAGAAATTAGAAATTAGTGTTCACTGTAATTTTAATGATGTGCACATATGTATTGGCAGGGCAGAAGATGTGGAAGATCCAATACACTGGTAAACACCACAGAGGACGTGGCGTGATACGGCCGCAAGAGGATGGCATACGTTTAGCAGGCCAAGAACTAGAGCAACGGCCCGCACTACCTCTGCATCTGGGGCAAGGTCTCCTGCCCCCATGGCAACATCAACATAGTCCACGCCAAGTTCATCTCCAACCTGCCGGTAGAGGCCATTGTGAGTTTGGTTTAAGTATGATTTTCCATTTGTCTTGTCCGGTCGCATGCTTGGTACTCTTGATGCCATTCCTTGTGGTGCATGCTGATGTTGTTCTGGTATTTTCTTTGGTCAGGGGCGTAAGGTCGGTGTCTTAGTGTACCTGAGCAGCATCTAAAGGTTAGTTTCCAGAATTTATCAGTTATCTGCTTACCATTCAGGTGTCGATTCCAGAATTTGTTGTTGCTCAATGGGAAGTTTTCTAAATCGACTTGTTAGTTGTTCATGATTCGATGATTTATTTTTGGTTTGGTCAATGTTTGAAATGTTGGTCGCACACTTGCAATGTGCTGTCATTCTTCTGCAGAACGAATTGTGCAATTTGAAAGTGTGAAAACGGGCACTAGGTGTGTGTACTGATTACTGAATTTGGTCCCACATAAAAGTTTGCACTCTGGGCGATATTTAGGCCATTCTCCTCTGCCCATCTGATGGGCAAGGTGTATGGATATTTCTGTTCATACAACATTGCTGGACATGTTACTTCACCATGATCAAATGAGTAATAGTCTCTTGGATTTTGCACATCCTTTGCGTCCTTTGCCACTTCACGCATTTGCATGGACTGTCAACAATTCATTATTTTTAATGAAGAATGTCTTATATACACTGGATAAGATAAGATAGGGGCGGACGAACTAGGGCTGCTGCGAGGCCGAGGTGCCAGACGGCCTAATTATTAGAGTGATGATTTCCACATGTAATGATGCTACGCTCATATTTTTTGCATAAGAATCTTCAGATTTTACATTGAAATGTGGACCTATAGCTTGTAGATGATGTATGAGGTTTGAAATCTTCAGTGGTTCTTCCAGTTAAGGAGAGCATATGAGGTTTTCTTCCTGCTCTTAGTTGGCCTCTTGGGTGATATTTTTTGGACTAATTTAAGGAATCAGGTAAGCATTCACCTTACAAGTCATAATAACTTTTCCGTAAAATGGTGCATCTGTTAAGTTTCTCAGCAAAGCGCACCACAAATGTGACCAGAGCACTTCACAATGGTCATGGAATTACAGTAACTATTGGGGTAGTGATTATTTATGTTGACACTCTTCTGTTCGTTGTCAAGCAATTCAGTATTGGTGTTGATGGACTTTTCTCTTTGAATTGACATCAATACGGGGCAATATGATTTAACGGTGAAGGATGTCAGGCTATGGTTAGAACATGTGTACTATGTAATGGTTGGTTTGGCGTAATAATAATAATTCATCTTTCCATGTACTCTATTGCCTGGTTTGAAGTTCATTTTGAATCATGTGATGTTTCGCCGTAGAATTCATCTATCGACGCTCTATACTTTGAACTGTGTATATTTTCTTAGAAATTTGTACAACCTAGNNNNNNNNNNNNNNNNNNNNNNNNNNNNNNNNNNNNNNNNNNNNNNNNNNNNNNNNNNNNNNNNNNNNNNNNNNNNNNNNNNNNNNNNNNNNNNNNNNNNNNNNNNNNNNNNNNNNNNNNNNNNNNNNNNNNNNNNNNNNNNNNNNNNNNNNNNNNNNNNNNNNNNNNNNNNNNNNNNNNNNNNNNNNNNNNNNNNNNNNNNNNNNNNNNNNNNNNNNNNNNNNNNNNNNNNNNNNNNNNNNNNNNNNNNNNNNNNNNNNNNNNNNNNNNNNNNGAATGTCTTATCACACTTATCGTATAGAACTACACTAGCACGAAGAAGGGCCACAACCAGTTCAATACAATAAAAGGCCCAATAACTACTGGTAAATTATAATTCATATCTTAAAGTTGAAATTACTCAGAAGTATATAATACTGCCACGACATCAAC
The window above is part of the Triticum aestivum cultivar Chinese Spring chromosome 2A, IWGSC CS RefSeq v2.1, whole genome shotgun sequence genome. Proteins encoded here:
- the LOC123186267 gene encoding auxin-responsive protein SAUR36-like, with the translated sequence MCNLITIPSVAWLHRAVRRWRARRSASAPVPAGHVAVCADGARFMVRLAHLSHPAFLELLRQAEEEYGFPSGASGPVALPCDKGRLRDVLRRVSSLSGSEEPRLSSFCRRRGDSRPLLQGMASRERARRGTERSGDGAPNFCHAQRQQPVTDTVPRTRTLRTAGAETLIRRACVLICAA